A single region of the Hyphomicrobiales bacterium genome encodes:
- a CDS encoding hypothetical protein (Evidence 5 : Unknown function), translated as MTGSRGMACTPCRRIETGAPAALDPHVKTTVQMNVRRIEVCPRQSSEGDLHGHEAGSGQYDHRLW; from the coding sequence ATGACCGGATCGCGCGGCATGGCGTGTACGCCATGCCGCCGCATCGAAACGGGCGCGCCCGCCGCGCTTGATCCACATGTGAAGACCACCGTGCAAATGAACGTCCGCCGGATCGAAGTTTGCCCGCGCCAGTCATCGGAAGGGGACTTGCATGGACACGAAGCGGGTTCAGGACAATACGATCATCGCCTTTGGTGA
- a CDS encoding Eukaryotic-type low-affinity urea transporter: MDTKRVQDNTIIAFGDHVLRGIGQVVFQNNPISGLIIVGALFFNSWIYGVICLLGAIVATLTARALKADDGLIADGLFGFNGALVGLALVAFTSADFRTGSVPSVHMFIYIVFASAMTSIVFSTIGALLQPYKVAALTMPFVLVGWLFLFAVLKFANIEAGPLAKPVSPDQYAPIVNYVLPTWYMGIGNAIGQIFFQDNWIAGYLIVLGIAVNSRISAGMALLGAALAAAVAAVFGGPEGAIRDGLFGYNAALTAIALGGFFLVLTWQSALYTLFGIVVATWLWASVAIFLKPIGMPVLTSTFVLVTWLMLIGAHGFKALIPVLPSAATTPEDNRRRHLSPVADRGIAPSTTG, from the coding sequence ATGGACACGAAGCGGGTTCAGGACAATACGATCATCGCCTTTGGTGACCACGTTCTCCGCGGCATTGGGCAGGTTGTTTTTCAAAACAACCCAATCTCCGGCTTGATCATCGTCGGCGCGCTTTTCTTCAATTCCTGGATCTATGGTGTGATTTGCCTGCTGGGGGCCATCGTCGCGACTTTGACCGCGAGGGCGCTTAAAGCCGACGACGGGCTCATCGCGGACGGACTGTTTGGCTTCAACGGAGCGCTCGTCGGGCTTGCTCTTGTCGCCTTCACAAGTGCGGACTTCCGCACCGGCAGCGTGCCCTCGGTGCACATGTTCATCTACATCGTCTTCGCGTCAGCGATGACAAGTATCGTCTTTTCCACGATCGGCGCTTTGCTCCAGCCCTACAAGGTCGCAGCCTTGACCATGCCGTTCGTCCTGGTGGGCTGGCTTTTCCTCTTCGCGGTCCTGAAATTCGCCAATATCGAGGCCGGTCCGTTGGCCAAGCCGGTCTCGCCAGACCAATACGCTCCCATCGTCAATTATGTCCTGCCGACCTGGTACATGGGCATAGGCAATGCCATCGGTCAGATTTTCTTTCAGGACAACTGGATTGCCGGATATCTGATCGTTCTGGGCATCGCCGTGAATTCGCGCATCAGCGCCGGCATGGCCCTGCTTGGGGCGGCTCTCGCGGCAGCCGTGGCGGCCGTGTTCGGCGGACCGGAGGGCGCGATCCGCGACGGCCTGTTCGGGTACAACGCGGCCCTCACAGCCATTGCCCTCGGCGGGTTCTTCCTGGTGCTCACCTGGCAAAGCGCCCTCTACACCCTTTTCGGCATTGTGGTGGCCACGTGGCTCTGGGCCTCGGTTGCGATCTTCCTCAAACCGATCGGCATGCCGGTTTTGACCTCCACCTTCGTTCTCGTGACCTGGCTCATGCTGATCGGCGCCCACGGCTTCAAGGCGCTGATCCCTGTGCTGCCCTCCGCCGCGACAACGCCGGAGGATAATAGAAGACGCCACCTGTCACCCGTCGCGGATCGCGGCATCGCCCCTTCGACGACCGGGTGA
- a CDS encoding D-beta-hydroxybutyrate permease, with protein MGLIGILVALALLIWLAYRGWSVLMVAPIAGLAAAFIAGEPLLPHWTQTFMPGAARFVAQWFPIFLLGGLFGKLMDDSGSIASIANFLTERLGTKRTILSVVLASAIVTYGGVSVFVAFFVLVPMAQRMFEAADIPRRLMPATIGLGAFTFTMTALPGSPSVNNAIPMPYFGTTTFAAPGIGIIASLITLAFGLWWLARQEAAARLAGEGFGAKAEVPSPIDQKLRDQATATGDFDPAELEHGERAENYPPFALAALPLVVVILVNFLMALVVLPRLDFSFLSEPAWGGTTFNAVGGVWSVMLALAAANLTVILVNFRRMPNLMGSLDAGANSAALPMLMIASLVGFGAIIAALPAFTQVRDAVLSIPGGPLVSLTVAMNTLAALTGTASGGSAIALNALGDHFLGLATTYGIDPALMHRVTVISAGTLDALPHNGTVLMLLQISKLTHAESYKDMIMTVIVGVIISLIAILFLGTFIGSF; from the coding sequence GTGGGACTGATTGGGATCCTTGTCGCGTTAGCGTTGCTGATATGGCTTGCCTATCGTGGGTGGAGCGTCCTGATGGTCGCCCCGATAGCGGGGCTCGCCGCGGCATTCATCGCCGGCGAGCCGCTCCTTCCCCATTGGACGCAGACCTTCATGCCGGGGGCCGCGCGTTTTGTCGCGCAGTGGTTCCCGATATTTCTGCTGGGGGGACTGTTTGGCAAGCTGATGGACGACAGTGGCTCGATTGCCTCGATCGCCAATTTTCTCACGGAGCGGCTGGGAACAAAAAGGACCATCCTGTCCGTCGTGCTCGCCTCAGCTATCGTAACGTATGGCGGCGTCAGCGTCTTCGTCGCGTTTTTCGTTCTCGTGCCGATGGCGCAGCGCATGTTCGAAGCCGCCGACATCCCGCGGCGCCTCATGCCGGCCACCATCGGTCTCGGCGCGTTCACCTTCACGATGACGGCACTGCCGGGATCGCCTTCGGTCAACAACGCGATCCCGATGCCATATTTCGGAACGACTACCTTCGCGGCTCCTGGCATCGGCATCATCGCCTCCTTAATTACCTTGGCTTTCGGATTATGGTGGCTTGCCCGCCAGGAGGCTGCGGCGAGGCTCGCGGGCGAAGGGTTCGGAGCCAAGGCCGAAGTTCCCTCCCCGATCGACCAGAAGCTGCGCGATCAGGCCACGGCGACGGGCGATTTCGACCCCGCCGAGCTCGAGCATGGCGAGAGGGCTGAAAACTACCCGCCGTTTGCATTAGCCGCGCTGCCGCTCGTCGTCGTCATCCTGGTGAATTTTCTGATGGCCCTCGTCGTGCTTCCGCGGCTCGATTTCTCGTTCCTCTCGGAGCCAGCTTGGGGAGGCACGACCTTCAACGCGGTCGGGGGGGTTTGGTCGGTGATGCTGGCTCTCGCCGCAGCGAACCTGACCGTCATTCTCGTGAACTTCCGCCGGATGCCCAACCTCATGGGGAGCCTCGACGCCGGCGCGAATTCCGCGGCTCTGCCTATGCTTATGATCGCCAGCCTGGTCGGGTTTGGGGCAATCATCGCAGCGCTTCCGGCCTTTACCCAAGTTCGAGATGCCGTTCTCTCGATCCCCGGTGGCCCGCTGGTTTCGCTCACGGTCGCGATGAACACTCTGGCGGCTTTAACGGGGACGGCCTCTGGAGGCTCGGCGATTGCATTGAACGCGCTCGGAGACCACTTCCTGGGTCTGGCGACGACATACGGCATTGATCCCGCCCTGATGCACCGCGTTACTGTGATCAGCGCCGGAACACTGGACGCGCTTCCCCACAACGGAACCGTCCTGATGCTCCTGCAGATCAGCAAGTTGACGCATGCCGAAAGCTACAAGGACATGATCATGACCGTGATCGTCGGCGTGATCATTTCGCTCATTGCTATCCTGTTTCTGGGAACATTCATCGGGTCATTCTAG